From the genome of Vibrio navarrensis, one region includes:
- a CDS encoding S8 family serine peptidase, with amino-acid sequence MPYFLRRFLIVITLLGPALLASHAALAQSWLVRISDTGYSERFSHLTPLYTFTDQDRLLSVKQADLLPFFADSEVRYIEPDALLQLQEPVQLQEPTQLEDQVQLDEPAPLSERQQKSGLLRAAQAATEVQDGLAIAGFSQLSASERQCDAMRVAVLDSGVDISHSALSHVLFSAPFDVINPSTNMSDPFGHGTHVTGILAAKASESSSVQGACSSAQVMPIRFLGDTGGGKIADAVTGIRWAIDHQANIINHSWTVTQYSQALWDVMKEADQLGIIQIVAAGNSGFDLERDGFDVYPAEFAAQLPMMLAVANWDNANQRLNSTSNFNWAKADLAAPGTHILSLAPNNATRTESGTSMAVPFVTAASAMLWQQNPNWSAGALVSAVVQQSQTSAPLVSRVRQGRRLSVANFADIAAPGPQVLSIERVSGEFRLSGHRLNEVSAWRYRSAAQNSTLAERERSLTPLQSSESLVSFSDWDMPAGWLEWQSAGGEWQQLEYLPDVPAPINLYQQSLERGELLTWQGSDYASEYQIYRTSNNSYKQKIASVSGVTNQYLDSEGSSDASYQVRLVYRIEVGGSEFELTSPLSESSSDSVGEVIQVGPVPVGQEAWVSFFVDEASVDLAIVEDTKNLVQEVVGNRVRIATDVARTGQITVKNRLTEARQMALISIAEGENWGVSLSGQPLLLDLTSAQLSGAQQITDGRILLSGQWLAAEGGILLRPQQANYQFTQAKVIRSSGEREVILTNRGQSLAISSGAIANAQSAAEQSDSFQILLEMSVSPLAVAGEKRSDSRCFLATSLFADQPQTLAYYRHFRDEVLLNLPGGDWLVAQYYHWSPRLVVWAEEHPWFKAVMRWVLG; translated from the coding sequence ATGCCGTACTTTCTTCGCCGTTTTCTTATTGTTATCACTCTGCTTGGCCCAGCTTTGCTGGCTAGCCATGCTGCGTTAGCGCAGAGCTGGTTAGTACGCATCAGTGACACGGGTTATAGCGAACGTTTTTCGCACCTAACGCCGCTGTATACTTTTACTGATCAAGACCGCCTGCTCAGTGTTAAACAAGCCGACCTCCTGCCTTTTTTCGCCGATAGCGAAGTGCGCTATATCGAACCTGATGCGCTATTGCAATTGCAAGAGCCAGTGCAATTGCAAGAGCCAACGCAATTAGAAGACCAAGTGCAACTAGATGAACCAGCGCCATTAAGCGAGCGGCAGCAAAAGAGCGGCCTTTTGCGCGCCGCTCAGGCCGCCACTGAAGTGCAAGATGGCTTAGCGATTGCGGGCTTCTCGCAGCTCAGCGCAAGCGAACGACAGTGCGATGCCATGCGTGTTGCGGTGCTGGATTCCGGTGTCGATATCAGCCATAGCGCGCTTAGTCATGTACTTTTCTCTGCGCCCTTTGATGTGATCAACCCAAGCACCAATATGAGCGATCCGTTTGGCCATGGCACGCATGTAACGGGGATTCTGGCTGCTAAAGCGAGTGAAAGTAGCAGCGTTCAAGGGGCATGCAGCAGCGCACAAGTGATGCCAATCCGCTTTTTAGGCGACACAGGCGGCGGGAAAATCGCCGATGCGGTGACGGGCATTCGCTGGGCGATAGACCACCAAGCCAACATCATCAACCACTCTTGGACGGTGACCCAATACTCGCAAGCGTTGTGGGATGTAATGAAAGAAGCTGACCAACTCGGCATCATTCAAATTGTCGCCGCAGGTAACTCGGGCTTCGATCTAGAACGCGACGGCTTTGATGTCTATCCAGCCGAGTTTGCCGCCCAACTGCCGATGATGTTAGCCGTTGCTAACTGGGACAACGCAAACCAACGCCTTAACAGCACCAGCAACTTCAACTGGGCCAAGGCCGACTTAGCCGCGCCTGGCACCCATATTCTCAGCTTAGCGCCGAATAACGCGACAAGAACAGAGAGTGGCACGTCGATGGCGGTGCCGTTTGTCACGGCCGCCAGCGCTATGCTTTGGCAGCAAAACCCTAATTGGTCTGCGGGGGCGCTCGTCAGCGCCGTAGTGCAGCAGAGCCAAACCAGCGCGCCTTTGGTCAGCCGGGTAAGACAAGGACGAAGGCTCAGCGTGGCCAATTTCGCTGATATCGCCGCACCGGGCCCGCAAGTGCTGTCGATTGAGCGAGTCTCTGGTGAGTTTCGTCTATCTGGGCATCGTTTAAACGAAGTCAGCGCTTGGCGCTATCGCAGCGCTGCGCAAAACAGTACTTTGGCAGAACGTGAACGATCACTCACACCCTTGCAATCCAGTGAGAGCTTGGTCTCTTTTAGTGATTGGGATATGCCAGCTGGCTGGCTGGAGTGGCAAAGCGCGGGCGGAGAGTGGCAGCAACTTGAGTATCTGCCTGACGTTCCTGCGCCCATCAATCTCTATCAACAAAGTCTTGAACGTGGCGAGCTGCTAACTTGGCAAGGCAGCGATTATGCCAGCGAGTACCAGATCTATCGTACCAGTAACAATAGCTACAAACAGAAGATCGCCAGCGTCAGCGGCGTGACCAATCAGTATCTCGATAGCGAAGGCAGCAGTGACGCCAGCTATCAGGTGCGCTTGGTGTATCGCATCGAAGTGGGCGGCAGTGAGTTTGAATTAACTTCTCCGCTGAGTGAAAGCTCATCAGATTCCGTCGGCGAGGTCATCCAAGTGGGCCCTGTACCAGTAGGGCAAGAGGCGTGGGTGAGCTTTTTTGTTGACGAAGCGAGCGTGGATTTAGCTATTGTCGAAGATACGAAAAACCTAGTACAAGAGGTGGTGGGCAACCGAGTGCGAATTGCGACCGATGTGGCGCGAACCGGGCAAATCACGGTGAAAAATCGCCTCACCGAAGCGCGACAAATGGCTTTGATTAGCATAGCGGAAGGAGAAAATTGGGGTGTTTCGCTCTCAGGTCAGCCGTTACTGCTGGATTTGACCTCTGCACAACTTTCTGGCGCGCAGCAAATCACCGATGGACGCATATTACTCTCCGGCCAATGGCTCGCGGCGGAAGGAGGAATTTTGCTCCGCCCGCAGCAAGCAAACTATCAGTTTACCCAAGCCAAAGTGATCCGCAGTAGTGGAGAGAGAGAAGTTATTTTAACTAACCGCGGGCAAAGCCTCGCCATCAGCTCGGGGGCCATCGCCAATGCGCAAAGCGCGGCAGAGCAAAGCGATAGCTTTCAAATCCTGCTCGAAATGAGTGTCAGCCCTCTCGCGGTCGCCGGAGAGAAACGCAGCGACAGCCGCTGCTTTCTCGCCACCTCTTTATTTGCCGACCAACCACAAACGCTGGCCTATTATCGCCACTTTCGCGACGAGGTATTGCTCAATCTCCCCGGCGGCGACTGGCTGGTGGCGCAGTATTATCACTGGTCCCCGCGCCTAGTCGTCTGGGCAGAAGAGCACCCTTGGTTTAAAGCCGTAATGAGGTGGGTGTTGGGGTAA
- the lpxM gene encoding lauroyl-Kdo(2)-lipid IV(A) myristoyltransferase (LpxM is lauroyl-Kdo(2)-lipid IV(A) myristoyltransferase, an enzyme characterized in Escherichia coli and involved in biosynthesis of the form of lipid A found in that species and some closely related species.) translates to MKTERNDFDPKAYHPTFQWGFLAPKYWGIWLGLIVGLPIALLPIRLQYWIASKIAKNLASNPPRTVHNIWANLTLCFPDKSDNEKEAILLECLTTAGVFLLNFPLITLFGKRYLEKSCSIKGLEHLQTVREQGHNVILLTPHTWAIDVLPVLLASKGSPVVAMVKEQKNPVGDWLMHRQRMQFGGRIYERSAGIKPYMKSVREGYIGYYLPDQDHGREQSLFVDFFATQKATLPGLGKLAKVSKAKVLAAFTRLNTETGKYEITISPVWENFPSGDEHADARAMNVFIEQQVSRYPEQYMWTFQLLRTRPDPNERSPYNNEDLKKPAVKS, encoded by the coding sequence ATGAAAACTGAACGAAACGACTTCGATCCTAAAGCATACCACCCCACCTTCCAGTGGGGTTTTCTTGCACCTAAATATTGGGGAATATGGCTAGGCCTGATTGTGGGGTTGCCGATTGCTTTACTGCCCATCCGTTTACAATATTGGATTGCCAGTAAAATCGCTAAAAATCTTGCCAGTAACCCACCGCGTACTGTGCACAACATCTGGGCCAACTTAACCTTATGCTTTCCGGACAAAAGTGATAATGAGAAAGAAGCCATCTTGTTGGAGTGCCTAACCACAGCAGGGGTCTTTCTACTCAACTTTCCGCTCATCACCCTCTTTGGCAAACGCTATTTAGAAAAGAGCTGTTCAATAAAAGGTCTAGAGCATTTACAAACGGTTCGAGAGCAAGGCCACAACGTCATTTTACTCACGCCACACACTTGGGCGATTGATGTTTTGCCAGTATTGCTCGCCTCAAAAGGCAGCCCAGTGGTGGCCATGGTCAAAGAGCAAAAAAACCCGGTTGGTGATTGGCTGATGCACAGGCAACGTATGCAATTTGGTGGACGAATTTACGAGCGCAGCGCCGGAATAAAACCTTACATGAAATCGGTGCGCGAGGGGTATATCGGTTATTATCTTCCTGACCAAGATCATGGCCGTGAACAGAGCCTGTTCGTCGATTTTTTTGCCACTCAGAAAGCCACCTTACCGGGTTTAGGCAAACTGGCTAAAGTGAGTAAAGCCAAGGTACTAGCTGCCTTTACTCGCCTTAATACCGAAACTGGCAAATATGAAATCACAATTTCTCCTGTGTGGGAGAACTTCCCAAGTGGGGATGAACACGCCGATGCCAGAGCCATGAACGTCTTTATCGAACAGCAAGTCTCTCGTTATCCAGAACAGTACATGTGGACGTTCCAACTTCTGCGTACGCGGCCCGATCCCAACGAGCGCAGCCCTTACAACAATGAAGATTTAAAGAAACCGGCGGTAAAATCATGA
- the rfaD gene encoding ADP-glyceromanno-heptose 6-epimerase, with amino-acid sequence MIIVTGGAGMIGSNIVKALNEIGINDILVVDNLKNGRKFKNLVDLDITDYMDRDDFLTQIMAGDNFGPIEAVFHQGACSATTEWDGKYMMLNNYEYSKELLHYCLDREIPFLYASSAATYGETSVFKEEQEYEGALNVYGYSKQQFDNYVRRLWQDAEEHGEKLSQITGFRYFNVYGPREQHKGSMASVAFHLNNQILAGENPKLFAGSEQFKRDFIYVGDVCKVNLWFMQNGVSGIFNCGTGNAESFEEVAKAVIKHHGKGEIETIPFPEHLKGAYQEFTQADLTKLRAAGCDVEFKTVAEGVAEYMAIVNG; translated from the coding sequence ATGATCATCGTAACTGGTGGCGCTGGCATGATTGGCAGCAATATTGTTAAGGCCCTCAACGAGATTGGCATCAATGATATTTTGGTGGTAGACAATCTAAAAAATGGTAGAAAGTTCAAAAACCTGGTTGACCTCGACATCACCGATTACATGGATCGTGATGATTTTCTTACCCAAATTATGGCGGGCGACAATTTCGGCCCGATCGAAGCAGTGTTCCACCAAGGTGCTTGTTCGGCAACCACCGAGTGGGACGGCAAGTATATGATGCTCAACAACTATGAGTATTCAAAAGAGTTGCTGCACTACTGTTTGGATCGCGAGATCCCATTTCTATACGCCTCTTCTGCGGCTACCTACGGCGAAACCTCGGTATTTAAAGAGGAGCAGGAGTACGAAGGCGCACTGAATGTCTACGGTTACTCAAAACAGCAGTTTGATAACTACGTGCGTCGTCTATGGCAAGATGCCGAAGAACACGGTGAAAAACTCTCGCAGATCACTGGCTTTCGTTACTTCAATGTCTACGGCCCACGTGAACAGCATAAAGGCAGCATGGCCTCGGTGGCGTTCCACCTCAATAATCAAATTCTTGCCGGTGAGAATCCAAAGCTATTTGCTGGCAGTGAACAGTTCAAACGTGACTTCATCTACGTCGGTGATGTGTGTAAGGTGAACTTGTGGTTTATGCAAAACGGTGTCTCTGGCATCTTTAACTGCGGCACTGGCAACGCAGAATCCTTCGAAGAAGTGGCCAAGGCGGTGATCAAACATCATGGTAAAGGCGAGATCGAAACCATCCCGTTTCCTGAACATCTAAAAGGCGCTTACCAAGAATTTACCCAAGCCGACCTAACCAAACTGCGCGCTGCCGGCTGTGATGTCGAGTTTAAGACCGTCGCCGAAGGGGTAGCGGAGTATATGGCGATTGTTAATGGTTAG
- the waaA gene encoding lipid IV(A) 3-deoxy-D-manno-octulosonic acid transferase, giving the protein MLVRLFYTLILALAAPLLLFGLYRSKANKPKFGARWKEHFGITPKLDGQARPLWIHAVSVGESLAAIPLIKAIKAQIPEQRIVVTTTTSTGAEQIEKLGDLVEHRYMPIDFAFAVRGFLKVVNPAKMLIIETELWPNTLATVHKANIPIIVVNARLSEKSQQNYAKVQPLFNLIHPCLSKVLCQSQADADRFAKLGVAAEKLCVTGSIKFDIHISDEIKRKGAELRAQLGQDRPIWIAASTHKGEDEQVLAAHRQVLESHSNALLILVPRHPERFDSVFELCQAQGFETIRRTQQQDVSDSTQVYLGDTMGEMLILLGAADVCFMGGSLIGDKVGGHNVLEPAALGVPVITGPSFFNFKEITVELQQANGIIVSEGTDIALHIARLLHNNSLCCKLAKSAYGVVHNNQGSLARTLSVSMKLSVTTDSTI; this is encoded by the coding sequence ATGTTAGTGCGGCTGTTCTATACGCTGATTCTGGCCCTTGCCGCGCCTTTGCTACTGTTCGGCTTGTATCGCAGCAAAGCGAATAAGCCAAAGTTTGGGGCGCGCTGGAAAGAGCATTTCGGTATCACGCCCAAACTTGATGGGCAAGCGAGACCACTGTGGATCCATGCCGTCTCTGTCGGTGAAAGCCTCGCGGCGATTCCGCTCATCAAAGCCATCAAAGCGCAAATCCCGGAGCAACGGATTGTCGTGACCACCACGACGAGTACTGGCGCAGAACAAATCGAAAAGCTGGGTGATTTAGTCGAACACCGCTATATGCCGATCGATTTCGCTTTTGCCGTCCGTGGTTTTCTTAAAGTGGTCAATCCCGCTAAGATGCTGATCATCGAAACCGAGCTGTGGCCCAACACCTTAGCCACCGTGCACAAAGCCAATATTCCGATTATCGTGGTCAATGCTCGTTTATCAGAAAAATCTCAGCAAAACTACGCCAAAGTGCAGCCGCTATTTAACCTGATCCATCCTTGTTTGAGTAAAGTTCTTTGCCAATCCCAAGCAGACGCGGATCGTTTCGCCAAGCTTGGGGTCGCGGCAGAGAAACTCTGCGTCACGGGTTCGATAAAATTCGATATCCATATCTCTGATGAGATCAAACGCAAAGGCGCTGAATTGCGCGCTCAGCTTGGCCAAGACAGACCTATCTGGATAGCCGCGAGCACCCACAAAGGCGAAGATGAACAGGTATTGGCCGCACATCGACAAGTACTTGAATCGCACTCCAACGCTCTGTTGATTTTAGTTCCTCGTCACCCAGAGCGTTTCGATTCGGTGTTCGAACTGTGCCAAGCACAAGGGTTTGAAACGATAAGGCGCACGCAACAGCAAGACGTTAGCGACTCGACTCAAGTTTACCTAGGCGACACCATGGGAGAGATGTTGATCTTGCTGGGCGCAGCTGATGTCTGTTTTATGGGTGGAAGCCTGATTGGAGACAAAGTAGGCGGGCATAATGTGTTAGAGCCAGCAGCGCTGGGAGTTCCTGTTATAACTGGGCCGAGTTTCTTTAATTTTAAAGAAATTACCGTAGAATTACAGCAAGCCAATGGCATCATCGTTAGTGAAGGCACTGACATCGCTCTCCATATAGCTCGCCTCCTACATAACAACTCATTGTGTTGTAAACTCGCGAAATCAGCATATGGAGTGGTACATAATAATCAAGGTTCACTTGCTCGTACTTTGTCTGTGAGTATGAAACTGTCAGTCACTACGGATTCA
- the waaF gene encoding lipopolysaccharide heptosyltransferase II, with amino-acid sequence MMKILVIGPSWVGDMVMSQSLYTTLKQQHPDALIDVMAPGWCKPILERMPEVNRAIEMPLGHGEFNLLGRREIGKSLREFKYDHAYVLPNSAKSALIPWFANIPLRTGWRGELRYGLLNDLRPNKKAFQYMVERYVALAHPRAQMVDSASLGGLETLPRPKLSIDVEAQQQTLAKFDLSTQSKAIGLCPGAEFGPAKKWPESHYAEVAHAMCQQGHQVWLFGSQKDLDTCNSIKQRVPSEYHAQIQVLAGQTSLIEAVDLLAACHTVVSNDSGLMHVAAAVGCNVVAVYGSTSPKYTPPLAEKVEIVHTDIECRPCFKRECQYQHLKCLSELTPKQVLDSIRKLDAIAVSAC; translated from the coding sequence ATCATGAAGATCTTAGTTATTGGCCCTTCATGGGTGGGCGATATGGTGATGTCGCAGTCACTTTACACCACACTTAAGCAGCAACACCCTGATGCGCTGATTGATGTGATGGCGCCAGGCTGGTGTAAACCCATCTTAGAACGCATGCCCGAAGTGAACCGAGCGATTGAAATGCCGCTTGGCCATGGGGAGTTTAACTTGCTGGGCCGTCGTGAAATCGGTAAGTCGCTGCGCGAGTTTAAGTACGATCACGCCTACGTTTTGCCTAACTCGGCCAAATCGGCGCTCATTCCTTGGTTTGCCAATATTCCTCTGCGCACAGGCTGGCGCGGTGAGCTGCGTTATGGCCTGCTCAATGATTTACGCCCTAATAAAAAAGCCTTCCAGTATATGGTCGAGCGCTACGTGGCGCTGGCTCATCCGCGAGCGCAAATGGTCGATTCCGCCTCGCTCGGTGGCCTGGAAACGCTGCCTCGTCCTAAGCTTTCCATCGATGTCGAAGCGCAGCAACAAACGCTGGCGAAGTTTGATCTCTCTACACAAAGCAAAGCCATTGGCCTTTGCCCTGGCGCCGAGTTTGGCCCGGCTAAAAAATGGCCAGAAAGCCATTATGCCGAAGTCGCCCATGCCATGTGCCAGCAAGGCCATCAAGTATGGCTGTTTGGCTCGCAAAAAGATCTCGACACCTGCAACAGCATTAAACAGCGCGTGCCGAGCGAGTATCATGCTCAAATCCAAGTGTTAGCCGGGCAAACCAGCCTTATCGAAGCGGTGGATCTGCTGGCAGCTTGTCACACGGTGGTGAGTAACGATTCAGGCCTGATGCATGTCGCCGCGGCGGTTGGTTGTAATGTAGTGGCGGTGTATGGCTCGACCTCGCCGAAATACACCCCACCGCTGGCCGAAAAGGTCGAGATTGTGCATACCGATATTGAATGTCGCCCCTGCTTTAAACGTGAGTGCCAGTACCAGCATCTCAAATGTTTGTCGGAACTGACACCAAAGCAAGTGTTAGACAGCATTCGTAAGCTCGATGCCATTGCGGTGAGCGCATGTTAG
- a CDS encoding IS1182 family transposase, with protein sequence MSNSRNWEPPTALSKKEQFICKKLKQTGKLFVFLRTNRHLIINEEINHKLMSMYADHPRGKPAVPAALLAMATILQAYEQKSDAGATLEAMFDQRWQMVLDCLGSEESPFSQGTLCDFRHRLIAHDMDVVLLEHTVNVAREVGGFSHVQLRVALDSAPLQGAGRVEDTFNLVGHALELVVNCAAQIKMISEEELIEECGLKLVGKSSVKAALDIDWSDKNEKHQAVETLQNDVDALKQWLEKQPSAFIKHKGLEESLALLAKVLEQNIDPDPDGNGPKVKEGSVPDRQISISDSTMRHGRKSSSRTISGFKQHIAVDLDNKLILATCVRPANEPEHKASEYLKPKVNAYGEVKQIQIDRGYLAASWTTELYEAGKEVVAKPWTPPSKKVLTKNAFQIDLVEGCVMCPAGKVAMIKSGKVTQARFKSTECNACPKKADCTTSEKGRKIKIHEQEAMLQKLQKYVSTSQGRADARERVKVEHSLASICNRKGPRARYRGLRLNEYDLNRTAAITNLHIAMSLAA encoded by the coding sequence ATGTCTAATTCTAGAAACTGGGAACCACCAACTGCTCTTTCCAAAAAAGAGCAGTTTATTTGCAAAAAGTTAAAACAGACCGGAAAACTGTTTGTGTTCTTACGCACCAATCGTCATCTCATCATTAATGAAGAGATTAATCATAAGCTTATGTCGATGTATGCTGACCACCCAAGAGGAAAGCCTGCTGTTCCGGCCGCTCTTTTAGCTATGGCAACGATTCTCCAAGCATACGAGCAAAAATCGGATGCCGGAGCGACATTAGAAGCGATGTTTGACCAACGTTGGCAAATGGTACTGGACTGTCTAGGGAGCGAGGAATCGCCATTTTCACAAGGCACCTTATGTGATTTTCGTCATCGTTTAATTGCGCACGATATGGATGTAGTTTTACTTGAACATACCGTAAATGTCGCTCGTGAAGTTGGAGGTTTTAGTCATGTTCAGCTCAGAGTGGCCCTAGACTCAGCGCCACTACAGGGCGCTGGTCGAGTTGAAGATACGTTCAATTTAGTGGGACATGCTCTTGAATTAGTCGTCAACTGTGCTGCACAAATAAAGATGATCTCAGAAGAAGAACTCATCGAAGAATGTGGTCTAAAACTGGTAGGAAAAAGCAGTGTCAAAGCGGCGTTAGACATTGATTGGTCAGATAAAAACGAGAAGCATCAAGCCGTTGAAACCTTGCAAAATGATGTTGACGCTCTGAAGCAGTGGTTAGAAAAACAACCCTCCGCCTTTATTAAGCATAAAGGGCTGGAAGAGAGCCTCGCTTTACTTGCAAAAGTTTTGGAACAGAATATAGACCCCGACCCGGACGGAAATGGGCCTAAAGTAAAAGAGGGTTCGGTGCCGGATAGGCAAATCTCTATCTCAGACTCAACCATGCGCCATGGACGAAAATCAAGCTCAAGGACGATTAGCGGGTTTAAGCAACATATTGCTGTCGACTTAGACAACAAGCTGATATTAGCGACCTGTGTCCGTCCTGCCAATGAACCGGAGCACAAGGCGTCGGAGTACTTAAAACCCAAAGTCAATGCTTACGGTGAAGTTAAACAAATTCAAATAGATAGGGGTTATTTAGCCGCTAGCTGGACAACAGAGCTGTATGAGGCTGGGAAAGAGGTTGTTGCAAAGCCATGGACACCACCATCCAAAAAAGTACTGACTAAAAACGCCTTCCAAATAGACTTGGTTGAAGGTTGTGTCATGTGCCCAGCAGGGAAAGTGGCCATGATAAAGTCTGGAAAAGTAACGCAAGCTCGTTTTAAATCAACGGAATGCAACGCTTGTCCGAAGAAAGCAGATTGTACGACATCAGAGAAAGGTCGAAAAATTAAAATACACGAGCAGGAAGCGATGCTGCAAAAACTTCAGAAGTACGTAAGTACGTCTCAAGGTCGGGCTGATGCTAGAGAGCGGGTCAAAGTAGAGCACTCTCTAGCATCAATCTGCAACCGCAAAGGTCCTAGAGCAAGGTACCGAGGCTTGCGGCTAAATGAATATGATTTAAACAGAACGGCAGCTATTACCAACCTGCATATAGCGATGAGTTTGGCTGCTTAA
- a CDS encoding 5'-nucleotidase C-terminal domain-containing protein produces the protein MLLGKKTLLACAIVVGLTGCNDKDNDNDKKRLTLTIAHINDHHSKLDANSNMALTLANAAGESTSVRNDIGGYAKVVSQFKALEAKHKNLLKLHAGDAITGTMYYSLFRDELPDALMMNQVCFDAFALGNHEFDDGNESLANFLDKLAEGQCKTPVLAANIEVPNSNPISGKYQPYKVFEIDGYQVGVIGIDISGKTQASSSPSEDTVFLNEAATAQKYIDKLKADGVNKIVLLTHQTYQNDVKMAAKLTDVDVIVGGDSHTLLGNAQRLNSVGFAPAGDYPTKVTNASGHTTCIVQAWENSKAVGELTVEFTSDGKVKSCVGQPHILLDQQFKNNDGTPVAFAEAENQAFVTAAKAIPELAFVEDDVETAALLKNFSDEINVKKAEIINSSNSKLCNERVPGSNHSSGDLCGPGSAERAFMDKHGSVMAHIVSKAFLDLSLRADLAIQNTGGVRKSIDVGNVSVGNAFDVLPFSNFLVNLEMTGQEIINTLEDAIDNVVANNSSGAFPAAANLRFDVDMNAEKGQRVTKVEARRRDESVWHTIELDKMYIVVTNDFIAKGGDRYDTMKPIYADDARREDTGLLYTDSLINYIKKLDKDKTPLDQPAADEMPVQNFVALKK, from the coding sequence GTGTTACTAGGAAAAAAAACATTATTGGCGTGTGCGATTGTTGTAGGCCTAACAGGTTGTAACGATAAAGATAACGACAACGATAAAAAGAGGCTCACCCTGACCATTGCGCACATTAACGACCATCACTCCAAGCTTGATGCCAATAGCAATATGGCGCTGACATTGGCAAACGCAGCGGGTGAAAGCACCTCGGTGCGTAACGATATTGGCGGCTACGCCAAAGTGGTCAGCCAATTCAAAGCATTGGAAGCCAAACACAAAAACCTACTCAAATTGCACGCGGGCGATGCCATTACCGGCACCATGTATTACAGCCTGTTCCGTGATGAACTGCCCGATGCCTTGATGATGAACCAAGTCTGCTTTGATGCCTTTGCGCTTGGCAACCACGAGTTCGATGATGGTAACGAATCTTTAGCCAACTTCTTAGATAAACTGGCAGAAGGACAGTGTAAAACACCCGTATTGGCCGCCAATATCGAAGTGCCAAACAGCAACCCGATCTCTGGCAAATACCAACCTTACAAAGTCTTTGAAATTGATGGTTATCAAGTTGGTGTGATTGGCATTGATATCTCAGGGAAAACTCAGGCCTCGTCGTCGCCATCGGAAGACACGGTTTTCTTAAATGAAGCGGCGACGGCACAAAAATACATCGATAAGTTGAAAGCCGATGGCGTCAACAAAATAGTGCTACTCACTCATCAAACCTACCAAAACGACGTGAAGATGGCAGCCAAACTGACTGACGTGGATGTGATTGTCGGCGGTGATAGCCACACCTTGTTGGGTAATGCACAGCGTTTGAACTCAGTGGGTTTTGCTCCAGCGGGCGATTACCCAACCAAGGTGACTAACGCCAGCGGCCACACCACGTGTATTGTCCAAGCGTGGGAAAATAGCAAAGCGGTTGGTGAGCTAACGGTTGAGTTTACCTCAGACGGTAAAGTGAAAAGCTGTGTTGGCCAGCCACACATTCTTCTTGATCAACAATTTAAAAACAACGACGGAACCCCAGTGGCGTTCGCTGAGGCTGAAAACCAAGCCTTTGTGACTGCCGCGAAAGCCATTCCTGAGCTAGCGTTTGTCGAAGATGATGTCGAAACTGCGGCCTTGCTGAAAAACTTTTCAGATGAGATCAACGTGAAAAAAGCCGAAATCATCAACAGCAGCAACAGCAAGTTGTGTAACGAGCGTGTGCCAGGCAGCAATCATAGCTCGGGCGATCTCTGTGGCCCTGGTAGTGCAGAGCGCGCATTTATGGATAAACACGGCAGCGTGATGGCGCACATTGTTTCTAAAGCCTTTCTTGATCTCTCTTTGCGCGCCGATCTCGCGATTCAAAACACCGGTGGCGTTCGCAAGAGTATCGATGTGGGTAATGTCAGTGTCGGTAATGCCTTTGATGTTCTACCGTTCAGTAATTTCCTCGTTAACTTGGAGATGACAGGGCAAGAGATCATCAACACATTAGAAGATGCGATAGACAACGTGGTCGCCAACAACTCCAGTGGTGCATTCCCTGCGGCGGCCAATCTGCGTTTTGATGTGGATATGAACGCCGAGAAAGGTCAGCGTGTTACGAAGGTTGAAGCGCGTCGCCGTGATGAATCAGTATGGCATACGATTGAACTCGATAAGATGTATATCGTCGTGACCAACGACTTTATCGCCAAAGGCGGCGACCGTTACGACACCATGAAGCCCATCTACGCCGATGACGCGCGCCGTGAAGACACCGGTTTGCTTTACACCGACTCTTTGATCAACTACATCAAAAAGCTCGATAAAGACAAGACCCCACTCGATCAACCCGCCGCCGATGAGATGCCAGTGCAAAACTTTGTTGCATTGAAAAAGTAG